The proteins below come from a single Hyperolius riggenbachi isolate aHypRig1 chromosome 8, aHypRig1.pri, whole genome shotgun sequence genomic window:
- the LOC137528898 gene encoding N-acetyllactosaminide beta-1,3-N-acetylglucosaminyltransferase 2-like isoform X3: MVRCRKFSVSIIALFVLVALKIYMDLTYTSPQLSDEPTIIYGPHRSPLAHLEPLRYDEELSMTALHNLAQKLRDNLATSDAFWNTAQLQLLNLKGSMAWTCNFTSALTVKGTASYPGLLQSFLVHSQCRNNRILINQPKKCSVNSTFLLLAIKSSPQNFAQRQAVRDSWGIERNYGGRNVRLVFLLGTIPAPDLSPLLAHENSRYHDLLQWDFVDTFFNLTLKDQLFLGWAKQYCAGAKYILKGDDDVFARTPRIVHVLSLLDSHRHDSLYMGHIVKSAKPYRDPHSKYYIPPSFYTGVYPPYAGGGGYVFSGSLTPWLYLVSQFVVPFPIDDVYTGMCFMVLGVHPVGHPGFKTFNVPKEDKNGCSEKHLLLVHQKSPQEMLKMWSHREETQQC; this comes from the coding sequence ATGGTGAGATGTCGGAAGTTCAGTGTCTCTATCATCGCCCTCTTTGTGCTGGTTGCCCTAAAGATCTATATGGATTTGACTTACACTTCTCCTCAACTCTCTGATGAACCCACCATTATATATGGTCCTCATCGAAGTCCTTTGGCTCACTTGGAGCCACTGAGGTATGACGAGGAGCTATCCATGACAGCCCTACACAACCTGGCCCAGAAGCTACGGGATAATCTAGCCACCTCTGATGCCTTCTGGAATACCGCACAACTACAACTGCTGAACTTAAAAGGATCGATGGCATGGACATGTAATTTCACAAGTGCACTAACAGTGAAAGGGACCGCTTCTTATCCAGGTCTCTTGCAGAGTTTTCTTGTGCACAGTCAATGCCGAAATAACAGAATTCTCATCAATCAGCCAAAAAAATGTTCAGTCAACAGTACTTTTCTTCTTCTGGCCATCAAGTCGTCTCCACAGAACTTTGCTCAGCGGCAGGCGGTAAGGGACAGCTGGGGGATAGAGAGGAATTATGGGGGAAGGAACGTAAGACTAGTTTTCCTTTTAGGCACAATACCAGCTCCTGACCTCTCTCCTTTGCTGGCGCATGAGAATAGTCGTTACCATGACCTTCTTCAGTGGGATTTTGTGGACACCTTTTTTAACTTGACCCTCAAAGATCAGCTTTTTTTGGGGTGGGCTAAACAATATTGTGCAGGAGCCAAATATATTCTCAAAGGGGATGACGATGTGTTTGCCAGAACACCCAGGATTGTGCATGTTCTGTCCCTGTTGGATAGCCACCGCCATGACTCTCTGTATATGGGACATATTGTGAAATCAGCCAAACCCTACCGAGATCCCCACAGTAAGTATTACATCCCTCCTTCTTTCTACACTGGTGTATATCCACCCTATGCCGGAGGAGGAGGATATGTTTTTTCGGGTAGCCTAACCCCCTGGCTATACCTGGTATCGCAGTTTGTGGTACCTTTCCCGATTGACGATGTCTATACTGGCATGTGTTTTATGGTCTTGGGGGTGCATCCTGTAGGACATCCTGGGTTTAAGACATTCAATGTGCCAAAGGAGGATAAGAATGggtgctctgagaagcatctgctTCTGGTACATCAGAAGAGCCCTCAAGAGATGCTGAAGATGTGGAGTCATAGAGAGGAGACACAACAATGTTAA
- the LOC137528898 gene encoding N-acetyllactosaminide beta-1,3-N-acetylglucosaminyltransferase 2-like isoform X2 — protein sequence MRAKTPTMVRCRKFSVSIIALFVLVALKIYMDLTYTSPQLSDEPTIIYGPHRSPLAHLEPLRYDEELSMTALHNLAQKLRDNLATSDAFWNTAQLQLLNLKGSMAWTCNFTSALTVKGTASYPGLLQSFLVHSQCRNNRILINQPKKCSVNSTFLLLAIKSSPQNFAQRQAVRDSWGIERNYGGRNVRLVFLLGTIPAPDLSPLLAHENSRYHDLLQWDFVDTFFNLTLKDQLFLGWAKQYCAGAKYILKGDDDVFARTPRIVHVLSLLDSHRHDSLYMGHIVKSAKPYRDPHSKYYIPPSFYTGVYPPYAGGGGYVFSGSLTPWLYLVSQFVVPFPIDDVYTGMCFMVLGVHPVGHPGFKTFNVPKEDKNGCSEKHLLLVHQKSPQEMLKMWSHREETQQC from the coding sequence ACACCAACCATGGTGAGATGTCGGAAGTTCAGTGTCTCTATCATCGCCCTCTTTGTGCTGGTTGCCCTAAAGATCTATATGGATTTGACTTACACTTCTCCTCAACTCTCTGATGAACCCACCATTATATATGGTCCTCATCGAAGTCCTTTGGCTCACTTGGAGCCACTGAGGTATGACGAGGAGCTATCCATGACAGCCCTACACAACCTGGCCCAGAAGCTACGGGATAATCTAGCCACCTCTGATGCCTTCTGGAATACCGCACAACTACAACTGCTGAACTTAAAAGGATCGATGGCATGGACATGTAATTTCACAAGTGCACTAACAGTGAAAGGGACCGCTTCTTATCCAGGTCTCTTGCAGAGTTTTCTTGTGCACAGTCAATGCCGAAATAACAGAATTCTCATCAATCAGCCAAAAAAATGTTCAGTCAACAGTACTTTTCTTCTTCTGGCCATCAAGTCGTCTCCACAGAACTTTGCTCAGCGGCAGGCGGTAAGGGACAGCTGGGGGATAGAGAGGAATTATGGGGGAAGGAACGTAAGACTAGTTTTCCTTTTAGGCACAATACCAGCTCCTGACCTCTCTCCTTTGCTGGCGCATGAGAATAGTCGTTACCATGACCTTCTTCAGTGGGATTTTGTGGACACCTTTTTTAACTTGACCCTCAAAGATCAGCTTTTTTTGGGGTGGGCTAAACAATATTGTGCAGGAGCCAAATATATTCTCAAAGGGGATGACGATGTGTTTGCCAGAACACCCAGGATTGTGCATGTTCTGTCCCTGTTGGATAGCCACCGCCATGACTCTCTGTATATGGGACATATTGTGAAATCAGCCAAACCCTACCGAGATCCCCACAGTAAGTATTACATCCCTCCTTCTTTCTACACTGGTGTATATCCACCCTATGCCGGAGGAGGAGGATATGTTTTTTCGGGTAGCCTAACCCCCTGGCTATACCTGGTATCGCAGTTTGTGGTACCTTTCCCGATTGACGATGTCTATACTGGCATGTGTTTTATGGTCTTGGGGGTGCATCCTGTAGGACATCCTGGGTTTAAGACATTCAATGTGCCAAAGGAGGATAAGAATGggtgctctgagaagcatctgctTCTGGTACATCAGAAGAGCCCTCAAGAGATGCTGAAGATGTGGAGTCATAGAGAGGAGACACAACAATGTTAA
- the LOC137528898 gene encoding N-acetyllactosaminide beta-1,3-N-acetylglucosaminyltransferase 2-like isoform X1, with translation MLELAVDCPCKTPTMVRCRKFSVSIIALFVLVALKIYMDLTYTSPQLSDEPTIIYGPHRSPLAHLEPLRYDEELSMTALHNLAQKLRDNLATSDAFWNTAQLQLLNLKGSMAWTCNFTSALTVKGTASYPGLLQSFLVHSQCRNNRILINQPKKCSVNSTFLLLAIKSSPQNFAQRQAVRDSWGIERNYGGRNVRLVFLLGTIPAPDLSPLLAHENSRYHDLLQWDFVDTFFNLTLKDQLFLGWAKQYCAGAKYILKGDDDVFARTPRIVHVLSLLDSHRHDSLYMGHIVKSAKPYRDPHSKYYIPPSFYTGVYPPYAGGGGYVFSGSLTPWLYLVSQFVVPFPIDDVYTGMCFMVLGVHPVGHPGFKTFNVPKEDKNGCSEKHLLLVHQKSPQEMLKMWSHREETQQC, from the exons ATGCTGGAATTAGCTGTAGATTGTCCCTGTAAG ACACCAACCATGGTGAGATGTCGGAAGTTCAGTGTCTCTATCATCGCCCTCTTTGTGCTGGTTGCCCTAAAGATCTATATGGATTTGACTTACACTTCTCCTCAACTCTCTGATGAACCCACCATTATATATGGTCCTCATCGAAGTCCTTTGGCTCACTTGGAGCCACTGAGGTATGACGAGGAGCTATCCATGACAGCCCTACACAACCTGGCCCAGAAGCTACGGGATAATCTAGCCACCTCTGATGCCTTCTGGAATACCGCACAACTACAACTGCTGAACTTAAAAGGATCGATGGCATGGACATGTAATTTCACAAGTGCACTAACAGTGAAAGGGACCGCTTCTTATCCAGGTCTCTTGCAGAGTTTTCTTGTGCACAGTCAATGCCGAAATAACAGAATTCTCATCAATCAGCCAAAAAAATGTTCAGTCAACAGTACTTTTCTTCTTCTGGCCATCAAGTCGTCTCCACAGAACTTTGCTCAGCGGCAGGCGGTAAGGGACAGCTGGGGGATAGAGAGGAATTATGGGGGAAGGAACGTAAGACTAGTTTTCCTTTTAGGCACAATACCAGCTCCTGACCTCTCTCCTTTGCTGGCGCATGAGAATAGTCGTTACCATGACCTTCTTCAGTGGGATTTTGTGGACACCTTTTTTAACTTGACCCTCAAAGATCAGCTTTTTTTGGGGTGGGCTAAACAATATTGTGCAGGAGCCAAATATATTCTCAAAGGGGATGACGATGTGTTTGCCAGAACACCCAGGATTGTGCATGTTCTGTCCCTGTTGGATAGCCACCGCCATGACTCTCTGTATATGGGACATATTGTGAAATCAGCCAAACCCTACCGAGATCCCCACAGTAAGTATTACATCCCTCCTTCTTTCTACACTGGTGTATATCCACCCTATGCCGGAGGAGGAGGATATGTTTTTTCGGGTAGCCTAACCCCCTGGCTATACCTGGTATCGCAGTTTGTGGTACCTTTCCCGATTGACGATGTCTATACTGGCATGTGTTTTATGGTCTTGGGGGTGCATCCTGTAGGACATCCTGGGTTTAAGACATTCAATGTGCCAAAGGAGGATAAGAATGggtgctctgagaagcatctgctTCTGGTACATCAGAAGAGCCCTCAAGAGATGCTGAAGATGTGGAGTCATAGAGAGGAGACACAACAATGTTAA